The genomic region CACCCGCTGGAGCTGCGCTTCGAGGTGCTGGAGCGGGTGCCCAGCGGGAAGCCCGTCCTCTGCGACGCCTGCCGCCGGCAGATCGCCCGCCACGCCGCGGTCTTCGCCCGGGCGGAGCTGCCCGCGGGGGAGGGGCGGCACTACCTCTACCGCAGCTTCTGCGCCGACACCCAGGCCTGCGCCGAGCGCGCGGAGCCCCGGTATTTGAGGGAAATCCTGGCGCGCGTTATACTGCACTGACCGACCCAGGGGCTCCCTGGGTCGTTCGCAGGCGGTCGCGCCCGAAGGAGGCAGCATGGCACGCGAGGTAAAACTGACCAAAGCAGGCTACGAGCGACTGCAAGAGGAACTGGCCGAAGAGAAGAAGCGCCTGGAGGAGGCCACCCGCATCCTCCAGGAGCAGATGGAGAGCTTCGAGGACTACGAGGACTCGGGGCTCGAGGAGGCCAAGCGCGAAAAGGCGCAGATCGAAGCGCGCGTCGACGCGCTCGAGGACATCCTGCACCACGCGGTCATCATCGAGAGCGCCGAGGGCGACAAGGTCACCCTGGGCTCGGTCGTCGTCGTTCAGGACGAAAAGACCGGTGAGAGCCTGACGCTGCAGATCGTAGC from Oceanithermus desulfurans harbors:
- a CDS encoding GreA/GreB family elongation factor: MAREVKLTKAGYERLQEELAEEKKRLEEATRILQEQMESFEDYEDSGLEEAKREKAQIEARVDALEDILHHAVIIESAEGDKVTLGSVVVVQDEKTGESLTLQIVAPAEATVLEEPMRVSDESPLGKALLGRKEGDKIRVDTPSGKRRYRILSVGA